The following proteins are co-located in the Aerosakkonema funiforme FACHB-1375 genome:
- a CDS encoding DUF928 domain-containing protein yields MYKKKLSRLLLSGITVVLSLFPLAPVNSVTFQPKGSPQRTSGGASRGICIQERASSQSATGGARSQVAALIPATDGEIAAAAYPTILVQIPESQPLKAEFSLWDENSNGIYQTTLTLTGIPGIVSFTLPDTAPALETGKRYKWTVAVICDPKEPLRNVVVEGWLERKELSSALKSEINSAEPLQKVELYAKNGYWYETVATLAELKRSRPQDRTISAEWQQLLQSVGLSEFGQTPIVNCCQAQNN; encoded by the coding sequence ATGTATAAGAAGAAATTATCGCGATTATTGTTGTCTGGGATAACCGTTGTACTATCCCTGTTTCCACTTGCACCCGTTAATAGCGTCACCTTCCAGCCCAAAGGAAGTCCTCAGAGAACATCAGGGGGCGCATCGCGGGGAATTTGCATCCAAGAAAGAGCCTCCAGCCAGTCGGCAACAGGCGGTGCAAGATCTCAGGTAGCTGCTTTAATTCCCGCTACAGATGGAGAGATCGCGGCAGCGGCATATCCCACAATCCTTGTCCAAATTCCTGAATCTCAACCTTTGAAAGCCGAATTCAGTTTGTGGGATGAAAACTCAAATGGAATTTACCAAACTACTCTTACTCTGACAGGTATTCCTGGCATTGTTAGCTTTACACTTCCCGATACCGCTCCCGCTTTGGAGACCGGCAAACGCTATAAGTGGACTGTGGCAGTAATTTGCGATCCAAAAGAACCATTGCGGAATGTGGTGGTGGAAGGATGGTTGGAACGCAAAGAACTGAGTTCTGCCCTCAAAAGCGAGATAAACAGCGCGGAACCGCTCCAGAAGGTGGAACTTTATGCCAAAAATGGATACTGGTACGAAACGGTCGCCACTTTGGCAGAATTGAAGCGATCGCGCCCTCAAGATCGCACCATTTCTGCTGAATGGCAGCAACTTCTCCAGTCTGTCGGGTTAAGCGAATTTGGGCAAACACCCATAGTTAACTGTTGCCAAGCGCAGAATAATTAA